Proteins from a genomic interval of Anolis sagrei isolate rAnoSag1 chromosome 1, rAnoSag1.mat, whole genome shotgun sequence:
- the INSM2 gene encoding insulinoma-associated protein 2: MPRGFLVKRSRRPGGCYRVRPGARTPLEDPSSPLPSPFPAPRQEEEEEEEEEKKPLLESPLAAAWSAGNSSQAALEEEEEEEAKPLLPRTPPPFPLPLPSSLKRPPRPKKPKAARKLSFADEVTTSPVLGLRIKAASTEEEAEEEGSRRRLLSSRGGFVCQLCKEPYADPLALAQHRCSRIVRVEYRCPECHKVFSCPANLASHRRWHKPRPTAQAPAAQGIGKENSREQHHGAGISTTDSGACCRRDAPDSASAVPPSGELFLCPYCHKAFRRQAYLRKHLGTHQLGGPSAPSSSSSSSSSYSPQPQQISFPCHLCGAHFPSADIRDKHRLWHAVREELLLPLGPPEAHVAEQHQPQPQPQQQQQQQQIFSCKHCPSTFFSSPGLTRHINKCHPSEHRQVLLLQMPLRPGC; encoded by the coding sequence ATGCCTCGGGGTTTCCTGGTGAAGCGGAGCCGGAGGCCGGGGGGCTGCTACCGGGTGCGCCCTGGAGCCAGGACCCCTTTGGAGGACCCCTCCTCGCCTTTGCCTTCTCCTTTTCCGGCGccgaggcaggaggaggaggaggaggaggaagaggagaagaagcctCTGCTGGAGTCTCCTTTGGCGGCGGCTTGGAGCGCGGGAAACTCATCCCAGGCGGctttggaagaggaggaggaggaggaggccaagcCTTTGCTCCCTCGCACGCCGCCGCCCTTCCctctgcccttgccttcctcactCAAGAGGCCCCCGAGGCCCAAGAAGCCCAAGGCGGCGCGCAAGCTGAGCTTCGCCGACGAAGTGACCACTTCCCCGGTGCTGGGGCTGCGCATCAAGGCGGCGTCcacggaggaggaggcggaggaggaaggcTCGCGGCGAAGGCTGCTCTCCTCGCGGGGCGGCTTCGTGTGCCAGCTCTGCAAGGAGCCCTACGCCGACCCTTTGGCGCTGGCCCAGCACCGCTGCTCCCGCATCGTGCGCGTCGAGTACCGCTGCCCCGAGTGCCACAAGGTCTTCAGCTGCCCGGCCAACTTGGCCTCACACCGCCGCTGGCACAAGCCCCGCCCGACGGCACAAGCCCCCGCCGCGCAAGGCATCGGCAAAGAGAACAGCCGCGAGCAGCACCACGGAGCCGGGATCAGCACCACGGACAGCGGCGCCTGCTGCAGAAGAGACGCGCCGGACAGCGCCTCGGCCGTCCCGCCCAGCGGGGAGCTCTTCCTCTGCCCCTATTGCCACAAAGCCTTCCGGAGGCAGGCCTACCTGCGCAAACACCTGGGCACGCACCAACTTGGAGGGCcctccgccccctcctcctcctcctcctcctcctcctcctacagcCCTCAGCCCCAGCAGATCAGCTTCCCTTGCCACTTGTGCGGGGCGCACTTCCCCTCGGCGGACATCAGGGACAAGCACCGGCTCTGGCACGCCGTGCGGGAGGAGCTGCTCCTGCCTTTGGGGCCGCCCGAGGCCCACGTCGCGGAGCAGCACCAGCCACAGCCAcagccgcagcagcagcagcagcagcagcagatctTCTCCTGCAAGCACTGCCCTTCCACTTTCTTCAGCTCGCCGGGGCTCACCCGGCACATCAACAAGTGCCACCCGTCCGAGCACAGGCAGGTCCTCCTCCTGCAGATGCCCCTCCGGCCGGGATGCTGA